In one Amaranthus tricolor cultivar Red isolate AtriRed21 chromosome 8, ASM2621246v1, whole genome shotgun sequence genomic region, the following are encoded:
- the LOC130820291 gene encoding protein EXPRESSION OF TERPENOIDS 1-like: MAGFFSLGNNSIHNKTSINSYLWHYYHHLQLHHQHSISAVDSQDEITRSDNSKNNNNLMMMRMSSSGSGGSISCQDCGNQAKKDCIYMRCRTCCKSQGFDCATHVKSTWVPASVRRERHQKLLQSNNPVDHHQQEQQQMLGIHSKRRRDNNNNINNNNNNTNTNNNNNPSSSLVCTQLPLTTTNISSFSGGMEVGNFPAEMNYPATFRCVKVSSMDDNEEEYAYQTAVNIGGHVFKGILYDQGPDHPNHQVGTSSPTYALGVGGGGESSTMGPTTSMGGPTPVMPTSSSQNVGYLDPSYYPLPLNAYLPPGTPFFPNPRP; the protein is encoded by the exons ATGGCAGGTTTTTTCTCTTTAGGTAATAATTCAATTCACAACAAAACCTCCATAAACTCATACTTATggcattattatcatcatcttcaacTTCATCACCAACATTCAATCTCAGCCGTTGATTCACAAGATGAAATCACAAGATCTGATAAttcaaagaataataataatttaatgatGATGAGAATGAGTAGTAGTGGGAGTGGAGGAAGTATAAGTTGTCAAGATTGTGGAAACCAAGCAAAGAAAGACTGTATTTACATGAGATGTAGAACATGTTGTAAAAGTCAAGGATTTGACTGTGCTACTCATGTTAAGAGTACGTGGGTCCCAGCTTCTGTTCGCCGGGAACGTCACCAGAAGCTTCTTCAGAGTAATAATCCCGTTGATCATCaccaacaagaacaacaacaaatgTTAGGGATACATTCTAAGAGGAGgagagataataataataatattaataacaataataataatactaatactaataataataataatccttcTTCCTCTTTGGTTTGCACTCAATTGCCTCTCACTACTACTAATATTTCTTCCTTTTCAG GAGGTATGGAAGTAGGGAATTTTCCGGCGGAAATGAATTATCCGGCGACCTTCCGGTGCGTAAAGGTCAGCTCAATGGACGACAATGAAGAGGAGTATGCATATCAGACGGCTGTGAACATAGGAGGGCATGTATTTAAAGGAATTTTGTATGATCAAGGCCCTGATCATCCTAACCACCAAGTTGGAACTTCTAGTCCTACTTATGCTCTTGGAGTTGGAGGAGGAGGAGAAAGCTCTACAATGGGGCCCACTACATCCATGGGTGGGCCCACTCCGGTCATGCCTACATCGTCTTCACAAAATGTTGGGTATTTAGACCCGTCTTACTACCCTCTTCCACTCAATGCTTACTTGCCTCCCGGTACGCCATTCTTCCCAAACCCAAGGCCTTAA